ctgcattatATGTTTTTTAGTCTCTAATACAAATGTCACCTGTCACAATTTAAACCATGAATGTGGTTGATGAGCTAGTTGCAGTATTTGTCCCTTAATTGCTTCTTTGAAGAAACTGATTTCTTTGCAATATTCTTGACAATAAAAGTTTTTAAACTTCACGCTTATATTCACTTGTCTTCTCATCACCTTTAAAAGCAAGCTACTCTCAGTTCAACATTGCTGAAATGCAATATATCCATCCAATAATTAAGAATTTTCTAttaattcatttgatttaaaatgaAAGCTACAAGTTAGTTCATTACAAAATTGACAATACTAAGCACTCAAGTAACTATAGTATATTTCAACACCTAACAAACAATAGCCACAGTCCTTAGTAATATAAAGCATATAGTcataaaaattaaattcataattattttcattaaatattcacTTCCTAAAATGTTTGCAGATTACAAATGTCATCAGCTACagtgaaaacatacaaaatgaaagAACACAATAGACTGGCAGTAATGGTACATCCCAAAAGAAAACTcccacttcctgattcactgacCTCTTTCATCAGACTGTAACTGTGCCTCCAGATCTTCAGGGGAGACATAGAATTCATGTTCCTCTCCCTCAGGTGGTTTGGGTTTACACTTTCCACAGCAGCAGTTACAACAACAGCAGAGACAGCAGCAGAAGTAGCAGCCTGTTATTAGGCCACAGAACACAAAGAGAGCCTGGAGAGGCACATAAATCAACATTCTtaggaaatattttaatacttctCATCAGTCTCTGACTTCATTGTAACAAGAAAGCCAATATTAAATTTACCTTAACTTTTAGTAATCGTAGAAGGCAACAGAATTCTGATGTTAATCCCCTGGGCCTGCCCTCAACTAAGTTACTCTTGAACTTTTCAAGGACTGACTAGACATCTTTGCCATTAGGTAATTAAATTGGTCATATGGATTGAATGGTCTTGTTCTATGTGGACTTATACTatagcatatttttaaaatactcaTATAAGCAGCTTATATTTACACTGTGTTTCTTTACATATACTTTACATGCAAAATCATACACGCTACCTCTGtcataattattcatttttatcctgTCTAAATGAGATATGAGAATCATTTACATTCAATAAATCAACTTGAccaagcacattttttttcataaagttGGTTCCTtgcataaatgtaaataatatatatatatttcaaagctCAAAATAGAACATTTTAAATGTAGTAACAATAGTAACAGTAAACCCAACAGTGTTGGTCATGGACTTGAAGGATTTTTGGGGAGGTTGCTTTGCATGGAAAGGAAATTAAGAACAAGTAAGATAAGTAGTATAGGATAGGATCATCCTAAAGGACACAAAAATTGGTTGAAGCATTAAGAAGTGTTAAACACAAGGTGATACAATATGTTACAAGTGTGAAATGTTTCTGataaaaaaagatggaaaaaggTTTAGCTACAATGGTGGAAGGTACAAGTTTTTCTGGtatggaaaaagtgaaggaaattGGATGACTGGCATGCCTATAACAGAAAAATGGGTAATGGAAGTATTTTAGGTTGACATGGTGTGTGTGTTGTAgcttaaaaaatgacaaagaaccaGCATTTGCCCTATAGGTTGGCAGAGGACAAGAGAAAAATTATTTGAGGGCAAGATGTTATtatttaatgatgatgatgactaaTTTGTCTGAGTGGTGAGGCAATGTTTTAGATGCCAATAGGGAGATCATGCTGAATGTACTAATCATGGGTATTATTATCTTTAATAtgagaaaatttgaaaatgagagCATTCCAGAGGTTTGTGATGCTAAAACAATGACTGTGTGGTACACTCTGTTTTAAAATGGTAGAAAGAAATGTAGTATCTAACCTTCTGATAGGAGCACAAAAGATTATTTGTTCATGAGGAAAAGTGACTGCATGTTAAAAAActacatatgttaaaaaacatGAAGGTATCCTCTGATAAAAGCAGTGTTTATCACAATACTTTTCATTTCACGTTATACTCAAAAGAATAcctacaaaaattacaaaaacaaggtttttatgtatattttaaataacattttagtttGCAGGGCAATAACAACACAGTATCAACTTCTAATAAAAGCCAAAAGCATTCAAGTATAATGAATAGCATATACTGCATTCTTATGTATGTACATCATTTTATAGTCACTGACGGCAACACTGGAGGACAGTTCAGCTCAgtgtaaaatcaataaaagatGTGTCTGAAAAACTGTAATAGAATTGGTGACCCAATTAAAAGGGGTATGTAAAATGTTGTTAAACATCTTTGAAAAACTTGCAATATGAAATTCCCTATACCTTAGTTTTTCATATTAAGATTAAGAGGTTCCATAAAATGTATTGCTATAAATAAGGTCACAGGAAACAatgattttataatataataaacatttgtttcctttaggcaaaaatacataaacacacttGAAGGTATCTGTTTTTTACCTTTGCCCACCAGCTAGAAAGGACGAAGTATGTGTTTACATTCTCTTCACCAAACTGTTCAGCAACATATAGTCCCAGAGAGCCATATTTATCATAAATATTACGCTTTGTGGGGTCATTTAGAATTGCATGGGCATTGTTGATCTCTTTAAATTTATCTGCAGCTTCTGGATTATCAGGGTTTTTGTCAGGGTGATATTTCAGTGCAAGTTTCCtgttccaaaaataaaaagaaaggaaaatcagAACAAAATCTTAGAAATTATATTCCTCATATAATAGTTTAAGTTAGTCACAAGGTAAACTCTTGAAAAGTTTAAAGGGGCAGAAAgggttttttaaattataaatttgtatttttcatac
This genomic interval from Erpetoichthys calabaricus chromosome 10, fErpCal1.3, whole genome shotgun sequence contains the following:
- the LOC114659263 gene encoding dnaJ homolog subfamily C member 5 translates to MSEQQRQRSLSTSGETLYHVLGVDKNASVDDIKKSYRKLALKYHPDKNPDNPEAADKFKEINNAHAILNDPTKRNIYDKYGSLGLYVAEQFGEENVNTYFVLSSWWAKALFVFCGLITGCYFCCCLCCCCNCCCGKCKPKPPEGEEHEFYVSPEDLEAQLQSDEREGDTPIIMQPSSATETTQLTADSHPSYHTDTGFN